The following are from one region of the Falco biarmicus isolate bFalBia1 chromosome 1, bFalBia1.pri, whole genome shotgun sequence genome:
- the HELT gene encoding hairy and enhancer of split-related protein HELT → MASKLKERRRTPVSHKVIEKRRRDRINRCLTELGKTVPMALAKQSSGKLEKAEILEMTVQYLRALHSADFPRGREKELLSEFANYFHYGYHECMKNLVHYLTTVERMETKDTKYARILAFLQSKARFVTEPLFTSLGSLPEPDFSYQLHPGPECPGHGHSPGDAAVLQPPSGGPFPWHGAGRSPPLPYHLPNAAVPLASPGQQRSTFLSSVQGLDRHYLNLLGHSHPNAFGLPPGQHPSML, encoded by the exons ATGGCCTCCAAGCTCAAGGAGCGGAGG AGGACGCCGGTGTCTCACAAAGTGATTGAGAAGCGGAGGAGGGACCGCATCAACCGCTGCCTCACCGAGCTGGGGAAGACGGTGCCCATGGCTTTGGCCAAACAG AGCTCGGGGAAACTGGAGAAAGCGGAGATCCTGGAGATGACGGTGCAGTACCTGCGGGCCCTACACTCGGCGGACTTCCCCCGCGGCCGGGAGAAGG agctgctctccgAGTTCGCCAACTACTTCCACTACGGCTACCACGAGTGCATGAAGAACCTGGTCCACTACCTGACGACGGTGGAGAGGATGGAGACCAAAGACACCAAGTACGCCCGCATCCTGGCCTTCCTCCAGTCCAAAGCGCGCTTCGTCACGGAGCCGCTCTTCACCTCCCTGGGCTCCCTCCCGGAGCCGGACTTTTCCTACCAGCTGCACCCCGGGCCCGAGTGCCCCGGGCACGGCCACAGCCCCGGCGACGCCGCCGTGCTCCAGCCGCCCTCGGGGGGGCCCTTTCCCTGGCACGGCgccggccgcagccccccccTGCCCTACCACCTCCCGAACGCCGCCGTGCCCCTCGCCAGCCCCGGCCAGCAGCGCAGCACCTTCCTCTCCTCCGTGCAGGGGCTGGACCGCCACTACCTCAACCTGCTCGGCCATTCCCACCCCAACGCCTTCGGGCTGCCCCCGGGCCAGCACCCGTCCATGCTATAG